A region from the Marinobacter sp. SS13-12 genome encodes:
- a CDS encoding zinc ABC transporter substrate-binding protein yields the protein MIAKRFVGATALGCAALLGSATALAATQVVTSLKPIELLVKAVAADDVEITTLVQPGASPHNYTMKPSQRRALENADAIFWVGPELETFLTRLLSGNEFRDRTYSLMHGEDVPEIETEDDHGGHDDHAGHGHDHGDGDDPHIWLDPALALDMARDIHKVLVQQDGADAAALDANLKRFERDLSTTESDITTRLKPVAEIDLFTYHDAFTRFAEHYGLTLQGILTLNPELSPGARHIAEVQQKLQEANHPCLMTEPQFNRQWWRSITEGLDITFSTWDPLATNIEPGRDGYITFQQGLADAVLRCLPENAQ from the coding sequence ATGATCGCCAAACGCTTTGTCGGCGCCACCGCACTGGGATGCGCCGCACTCCTCGGATCCGCCACTGCCCTGGCGGCCACCCAGGTTGTCACGTCACTCAAACCCATCGAATTGCTGGTAAAAGCCGTGGCGGCGGATGATGTGGAAATAACAACACTGGTCCAGCCCGGCGCCAGCCCCCACAACTACACCATGAAACCCTCTCAGCGCCGGGCCCTGGAGAATGCTGACGCCATTTTCTGGGTGGGGCCGGAGCTGGAAACCTTTCTCACACGCCTGCTCAGCGGCAATGAGTTTCGGGACCGCACCTACTCACTGATGCACGGGGAAGATGTACCCGAGATTGAAACCGAAGATGATCACGGTGGTCATGATGATCACGCCGGGCACGGCCATGATCACGGCGACGGAGATGACCCGCATATCTGGCTGGACCCCGCACTGGCACTGGATATGGCAAGGGATATTCACAAGGTACTCGTGCAGCAGGATGGCGCCGACGCGGCTGCCCTTGACGCCAACCTGAAAAGGTTTGAGCGAGACCTGTCCACCACCGAAAGTGACATTACCACCCGACTGAAGCCTGTGGCAGAGATCGACCTGTTCACCTACCACGATGCGTTCACGCGATTCGCAGAGCACTATGGCCTGACACTGCAAGGTATCCTGACCCTGAACCCCGAGTTGTCTCCGGGCGCCCGGCATATTGCAGAGGTGCAACAGAAGCTGCAGGAGGCCAACCATCCCTGTCTGATGACGGAACCCCAGTTCAATCGCCAGTGGTGGCGCTCGATCACTGAAGGCCTGGATATTACCTTCAGCACCTGGGATCCGCTTGCCACTAACATCGAGCCCGGCCGCGACGGGTATATCACATTCCAGCAGGGCCTGGCAGACGCGGTGCTCAGGTGTTTACCAGAGAACGCCCAGTAA
- the gltX gene encoding glutamate--tRNA ligase yields the protein MTVRTRIAPSPTGDPHVGTAFVALFNLCFARQHGGQFILRIEDTDQVRSTDESEQDILQALRWLGLEWDEGPDVGGPHGPYRQSERKDSYRQYALDLVTRGHAFYCFRTPEELDAIREERKAQGLNPGIKGDLELPEEEVKRRLDAGDPYVIRMKVPEHGVCEIEDMLRGTIEIDWSQVDSQILLKSDGMPTYHLANVVDDHLMEITHVLRGEEWINSAPKHKLLYEYFGWDMPVLCHLPLLRNPDKSKLSKRKNPTSINFYERMGFLPEAVTNYLGRMGWSMPDEREKFTLDEMIENFDIQRVSLGGPVFDVEKLRWLNGQWIRDELSDEQFIERMRHWWFNEQALRDLVPHIKGRAEVFSDVAPMASFMFSGMLNLKPEDFSHNKLDEAQVKRVLQFTLWKLEAQRHWSKDNIFADIKTLAKSMELKMGDFMFAIFVAIAGTPNSWSVMDSMAILGPDMTRSRLRHALEVMGGFSKKETKRVEKEYAALLAE from the coding sequence ATGACCGTACGTACCCGAATCGCACCGTCCCCCACCGGTGATCCCCACGTTGGTACCGCCTTCGTGGCGCTGTTTAATCTGTGCTTTGCCCGACAACACGGCGGCCAGTTTATTCTGCGGATTGAAGATACGGATCAGGTCCGCAGTACCGATGAATCCGAACAGGACATCCTGCAAGCCCTGCGCTGGTTGGGACTTGAGTGGGACGAGGGCCCTGATGTGGGTGGTCCTCATGGCCCCTACAGGCAGTCAGAGCGCAAGGACTCTTACCGCCAGTACGCGCTGGATCTCGTCACCAGGGGGCATGCCTTTTATTGTTTTCGTACCCCGGAAGAGCTGGACGCCATCCGCGAGGAGCGCAAGGCCCAGGGCCTGAATCCCGGCATCAAGGGTGACCTGGAGTTGCCGGAAGAAGAGGTCAAGCGCCGCCTGGATGCGGGCGACCCGTATGTGATTCGCATGAAAGTGCCGGAACACGGCGTCTGCGAGATCGAGGACATGCTCCGTGGCACCATCGAGATCGACTGGTCCCAGGTAGACAGCCAGATCCTGCTGAAGTCCGACGGCATGCCCACCTACCATCTGGCCAACGTGGTGGACGATCACCTGATGGAAATCACCCACGTGCTGCGTGGCGAAGAATGGATCAACTCCGCCCCCAAGCACAAACTGCTGTATGAGTATTTTGGCTGGGATATGCCGGTGCTGTGCCATCTGCCGCTGCTGCGTAACCCGGACAAGAGCAAGCTGTCCAAGCGCAAGAACCCCACCAGCATCAATTTCTACGAGCGCATGGGCTTCCTGCCGGAGGCGGTGACCAACTACCTGGGCCGTATGGGCTGGTCCATGCCGGACGAAAGAGAGAAATTTACACTAGATGAAATGATCGAGAACTTCGACATCCAGCGTGTCTCCCTGGGTGGCCCGGTTTTCGATGTGGAGAAACTGCGCTGGCTCAACGGCCAGTGGATCCGCGACGAGCTCAGTGATGAGCAGTTTATCGAGCGCATGCGCCACTGGTGGTTCAACGAGCAGGCCCTGCGGGACCTGGTGCCCCATATCAAGGGCAGGGCGGAAGTGTTCAGCGACGTGGCCCCGATGGCCTCGTTCATGTTCTCCGGCATGCTCAACCTCAAGCCGGAAGATTTCAGCCACAACAAGCTTGACGAAGCCCAGGTCAAACGGGTGCTCCAGTTCACCCTATGGAAACTGGAGGCCCAGCGCCACTGGAGCAAAGACAACATTTTTGCCGACATCAAAACCCTGGCCAAGTCCATGGAACTGAAAATGGGCGACTTCATGTTCGCTATCTTCGTGGCCATCGCCGGCACCCCCAATTCCTGGTCGGTGATGGACTCAATGGCCATTCTCGGCCCGGACATGACCCGCTCCCGCCTGCGCCATGCTCTTGAAGTGATGGGCGGTTTCTCCAAGAAGGAAACCAAGCGGGTAGAGAAGGAGTATGCAGCGTTGCTTGCCGAGTAA
- a CDS encoding 6-carboxytetrahydropterin synthase, whose protein sequence is MNHLFVDNLTVIDFAYLDASRGLVGESWIVDVVLGGELDDQGMVFDFSNVKRTIKRVIDERVDHRLVIPRGYSGLEWNEDEPESFMWHLTDGTRILHQSPDEAVVWLSSQRVVPSAVATLLEHELRAVLPANVTDVEISLREDVIEGAYYHYVHGLKKHLGNCQRIAHGHRSPIRIDRNGHRDRDLENRWAKLWQDIYVGSEEDVTQRWVAADGTEYVTFEYEANQGEFALTLPESRVYMLDSDTTVELIAAHIAEQLKAEFPEDIIRVKAYEGVGKGAIASR, encoded by the coding sequence ATGAACCACCTTTTCGTAGACAATCTGACGGTTATCGACTTTGCCTATCTGGACGCCTCCCGCGGGCTCGTGGGCGAAAGCTGGATTGTGGACGTGGTTCTGGGTGGCGAGCTGGACGACCAGGGTATGGTGTTTGATTTCAGTAACGTCAAACGCACCATCAAGCGGGTAATTGATGAGCGAGTGGATCACCGCCTGGTGATCCCCCGGGGCTATAGCGGGCTCGAATGGAACGAAGACGAGCCGGAAAGCTTTATGTGGCACCTGACAGACGGCACCCGCATTCTTCATCAATCTCCGGACGAGGCCGTGGTCTGGCTGTCCTCTCAACGGGTGGTTCCATCTGCGGTCGCTACTCTGCTGGAGCACGAATTGCGGGCAGTGCTTCCCGCCAATGTGACCGACGTGGAGATTTCACTGCGGGAAGATGTGATTGAAGGTGCCTACTACCATTACGTTCATGGCCTGAAGAAACACCTGGGTAACTGCCAGAGGATTGCTCACGGACACCGCTCCCCGATCCGGATTGACCGCAACGGTCATCGCGACCGGGATCTTGAAAACCGCTGGGCGAAGTTGTGGCAGGATATCTACGTGGGGTCCGAGGAAGATGTAACCCAGCGCTGGGTAGCCGCGGACGGCACGGAATATGTGACCTTCGAGTATGAGGCAAACCAGGGAGAATTTGCGCTGACGCTGCCGGAGAGTCGGGTTTATATGCTGGATTCCGATACGACGGTGGAGCTGATTGCTGCGCACATAGCCGAGCAGCTTAAGGCCGAGTTTCCGGAGGATATTATTCGAGTGAAGGCCTATGAGGGGGTTGGCAAAGGCGCTATTGCTTCTCGCTGA
- a CDS encoding nucleotidyltransferase family protein, with protein MEKTDEDRHDAFPALVLAAGASRRMGRSKALLPVHSGTLLDHAIGQAKLLGAPVTVVAGGWYPLVRYRCRVQPSAWVFNRDWHEGMSASLKAGVGSLGAHAKGVFVVLLDQPLIESGALTALAQAARNNPSQPVAADLHGKPGAPAYIPRRLWPQVMMLEGDRGAAAILASNGAIRIAMAGAGSDVDTPADWCRVSRQLPEQP; from the coding sequence ATGGAAAAGACCGATGAAGATCGCCATGATGCCTTTCCCGCACTGGTGTTGGCCGCCGGCGCGTCCCGGAGGATGGGCAGATCAAAGGCCTTGTTGCCGGTGCATTCGGGCACGCTACTGGATCACGCCATTGGCCAGGCAAAGCTGCTGGGTGCCCCGGTCACTGTCGTTGCGGGCGGTTGGTACCCGCTGGTTCGCTATCGTTGCCGTGTGCAACCGTCAGCCTGGGTATTTAACAGGGATTGGCACGAAGGTATGTCGGCCTCGTTGAAAGCCGGTGTTGGAAGTCTGGGGGCGCATGCCAAAGGGGTGTTTGTGGTGTTGCTGGACCAACCCCTGATTGAATCCGGCGCGTTGACCGCACTGGCGCAGGCGGCCAGAAACAACCCCTCGCAACCTGTGGCGGCAGATCTGCACGGCAAACCTGGCGCACCGGCCTATATCCCCAGGCGTTTGTGGCCTCAGGTAATGATGCTGGAAGGGGACAGAGGGGCGGCTGCCATCCTTGCGAGCAACGGCGCCATCAGGATTGCCATGGCTGGCGCCGGTTCGGATGTGGATACGCCCGCAGACTGGTGCCGTGTCAGCCGTCAGTTACCCGAACAGCCCTGA
- a CDS encoding response regulator, protein MAIKNALLVDDSKVARFALSKLLEGRDMEVNMAGSAEEALDFLNTNKRPDVIFMDHLMPGMNGVEATKAIKGNPETAAIPIIMCTSKKSQSFMEEARNFGVYNILTKPPHTEGLSLVLEQLDSDVTDGNLPEPPEPGTTAGATEEEPLDIPTDASLEMSPKADGEPQANGNGPQVVPLTSDLIEQIARSAVKTHINNRLHELLSSLFDEQFDHLKRALDESGKRQEAAVEERLNAVTEMIEQRTRNLRDDVAAEVNLNLARELAELRKDLSRNTGFTSDHMAELKDHITSVQTIDTEFWQTLQSEAIQQAHEISRETAEDIAQRTIDLFVSQQRSATSRIYTMGLAASLGIFAVGIAWLSGLFG, encoded by the coding sequence ATGGCGATCAAGAATGCACTCCTGGTAGACGACTCGAAAGTGGCTCGATTTGCCCTGAGCAAACTGCTGGAAGGCCGGGACATGGAAGTGAACATGGCCGGCTCGGCAGAGGAGGCGCTGGACTTCCTCAACACCAATAAACGCCCCGATGTGATCTTCATGGATCACCTGATGCCGGGCATGAATGGCGTGGAAGCCACGAAGGCCATCAAGGGCAATCCGGAAACAGCCGCCATCCCCATCATCATGTGCACCTCGAAGAAGTCCCAGTCGTTCATGGAGGAAGCACGCAATTTCGGTGTCTACAACATCCTCACCAAGCCGCCTCACACAGAGGGCCTCAGCCTGGTCCTGGAGCAGCTTGACAGCGATGTGACCGATGGCAACCTTCCCGAGCCACCGGAACCGGGTACCACCGCCGGGGCCACGGAGGAAGAACCTCTGGATATCCCCACGGATGCATCCCTGGAAATGTCGCCGAAAGCCGATGGTGAACCACAGGCCAACGGCAACGGCCCCCAGGTGGTTCCACTGACCAGCGACCTGATCGAACAGATTGCCCGCTCGGCTGTGAAAACCCACATCAACAATCGCCTGCATGAACTACTCAGCTCACTGTTCGACGAACAGTTTGACCACCTCAAGCGGGCGCTCGACGAATCCGGCAAAAGACAGGAAGCAGCGGTTGAAGAGCGCCTCAACGCTGTGACCGAAATGATCGAACAGCGTACCCGCAATCTCCGGGATGACGTGGCAGCAGAGGTCAATCTCAACCTGGCTCGTGAGCTGGCCGAGTTGCGCAAGGATCTGTCCCGCAACACGGGCTTCACCAGCGATCACATGGCGGAACTCAAAGACCACATCACCAGCGTACAGACCATTGATACCGAGTTCTGGCAGACCCTGCAATCAGAAGCCATACAGCAGGCCCACGAGATCTCCCGGGAAACCGCCGAGGACATCGCCCAGCGCACTATCGACCTGTTTGTATCCCAGCAGCGTTCGGCCACGTCCCGCATCTACACCATGGGGCTGGCCGCCAGCCTGGGCATTTTTGCAGTGGGCATCGCCTGGTTGTCAGGGCTGTTCGGGTAA
- a CDS encoding PEGA domain-containing protein, whose product MVDFRPLLFVNALALMLLVTAGFASVRNELSMGTDIIASEPEAEETIATVSKDTPEPATEKLYREDSTTEASAGETPELPLGDSALAASGEPTGDEADTDRTRGRITGEPFFIPELPEDPEMLAVAEPHSAMPETRTDASPQQPEEPRPTTGKLVLRSNVVGDEVTINGKDYGATRLDLELEPGRYEVVISKEGHKPWQQTVALSAGNEKTLVGKLDAYTRVEYRDGTWVGGIKTGDGSYEDAKGLRYEGHFVDGEFDGKGTAWYPDGSRYKGDWREGQRHGEGTWRNADDTRYTGQFRNDQFDGQGTLTLANDDILTGQWSEGQLNGHGSLTTSDGMLYVGGFRNDEFHGEGTLTYPDGRHYEGEFSNGEFHGKGKEVFADGKKYEGEYIEGSFHGKGLLRNPNGSSIEATFRYGEPYGQVRLTTAAGEIFTARTKEPGVCYREKSYRATQCPKLEGW is encoded by the coding sequence ATGGTCGATTTCAGACCGCTACTGTTCGTCAACGCCCTGGCACTAATGCTTCTGGTGACGGCCGGCTTTGCATCGGTGCGCAATGAGCTTTCCATGGGTACGGATATCATTGCCAGTGAGCCGGAAGCCGAAGAGACCATCGCCACCGTTTCCAAAGACACTCCGGAACCGGCAACCGAGAAACTTTACCGGGAAGACAGCACCACCGAAGCCAGCGCTGGTGAAACTCCGGAACTGCCACTGGGGGACAGCGCTCTGGCCGCTTCCGGAGAACCCACTGGTGACGAGGCCGACACTGATCGCACCCGCGGCCGCATCACCGGCGAGCCCTTCTTTATCCCCGAACTACCCGAAGACCCGGAAATGCTGGCCGTAGCCGAACCCCATTCGGCAATGCCTGAAACGCGCACAGATGCATCCCCACAGCAACCGGAAGAGCCCCGCCCGACAACCGGCAAGCTGGTGCTGCGCTCAAACGTGGTCGGCGATGAAGTCACTATCAACGGCAAGGACTACGGTGCCACCCGGCTGGATCTGGAACTGGAACCCGGCAGATACGAAGTGGTTATCAGCAAGGAGGGCCACAAGCCATGGCAGCAAACAGTAGCGCTCTCGGCCGGCAATGAAAAGACGCTGGTGGGCAAACTGGACGCCTACACCCGGGTCGAATACCGCGACGGCACCTGGGTTGGCGGCATCAAAACCGGCGATGGCAGCTATGAAGATGCCAAGGGCCTGCGCTACGAAGGACACTTCGTGGATGGTGAGTTTGATGGCAAAGGTACCGCCTGGTACCCCGACGGCAGTCGCTATAAAGGCGATTGGCGTGAGGGCCAGCGCCACGGTGAAGGGACCTGGCGGAATGCTGACGACACCCGGTATACCGGCCAGTTCCGCAACGACCAGTTTGACGGCCAGGGCACGTTGACCCTGGCGAACGATGATATTCTGACCGGGCAATGGTCCGAAGGACAGCTGAACGGACATGGCTCACTCACCACGTCGGATGGCATGCTTTATGTAGGCGGCTTCCGGAACGACGAATTTCATGGCGAAGGCACCCTCACCTACCCCGACGGACGACATTACGAAGGCGAATTTTCCAACGGGGAGTTCCATGGCAAAGGCAAGGAAGTGTTTGCCGATGGCAAGAAATACGAAGGTGAATACATTGAAGGCTCGTTCCATGGCAAGGGGCTGCTACGCAATCCCAACGGTAGCTCGATCGAGGCGACTTTCAGGTATGGCGAACCCTACGGACAGGTGCGCCTGACAACGGCGGCCGGGGAGATTTTCACCGCCCGGACCAAGGAACCCGGTGTTTGTTATCGGGAGAAGAGCTATCGGGCAACCCAATGCCCGAAACTGGAAGGCTGGTAA
- a CDS encoding insulinase family protein, which yields MAAVIENTVHPAFEMLRSHRVSTLNVTVEEYRHRKTGARHLHLAADNDENVFFVALRTFPMDSSGVAHILEHTALCGSERFPVRDPFFMMIHRSLNTFMNAFTSSDWTAYPFASMNRKDFDNLLTVYLDSVFFSTLDPLDFAQEGHRLEFDTPEDPSSDLVYRGVVYNEMKGAMSAPTSQLWQNLSSQLFPTTTYHYNSGGEPDHIVDLSYDDLLRFYRHHYHPSNAIFATYGDIPAHEHHERFEELALKRFDYLDVELPVRDEKRMFSPIRVDQSYAVSEGEETGHKTHIVMGWLLGHSFDLQENLEGQLLASVLLENSASPLMRALETTDIGHSPSPMCGLEDSNREMTFVCGIEGSEPDKQGDLEQLIEQTLAKVVEEGVSQDRLEAILHQLELHQREIAGDSFPYGLQLIMTAISPMVHGGDPVELLDLEPVLVDMREKIRDPDYVPGLIRSKLLENPHRVTLTLRPDDKLESRRQAAIREALARRKASLTDDEVQQIIDRARALEERQTRKDDDSILPKVDLSDVPLQLPEPEARFAGDMSATIYARGTNGLVYEQVVVPVPNLSEDELLLLPYYTTLIPEVGCGNLDYLQMQDRISAESGGISASFSAKGRIDDVQDLSGYIVFNGKALARNREALTRLLKDVFDGARFDEKERVRELVAQIRARREQGVTGSGHALAMGAASQGISPGAWLSFRLGGLAAIRGVKALDKSLDDPAELEKLCERLAALHERIRQQTREFLLIGEEEHLDPMLTELKSIWGDTNAEAGDSWKLAPVSYQAREAWLTSTQVNFCAKAYSTVAIDHPDAAALTVLGGFLRNGYLHRAIREKGGAYGGGAGQDSVNGTFRFFSYRDPRLGETLADFDRALDWLQEQQHDPQELEESILGVIGQLDRPRSPAGAARHAFHNRLFGRTPEQRARFRERVLAVTLEDLKRVAKEWLKPESASVAVITSFENRDAARKLGLEIQEL from the coding sequence ATGGCGGCAGTGATCGAGAACACAGTCCATCCGGCGTTTGAAATGCTACGAAGTCACCGCGTCAGCACGCTGAACGTGACCGTCGAAGAATACCGTCACCGTAAAACCGGCGCCCGCCACCTGCACCTGGCGGCAGATAACGACGAGAATGTGTTTTTTGTGGCGCTGCGGACCTTTCCGATGGATTCCTCCGGGGTAGCCCATATCCTGGAGCATACCGCGCTTTGCGGCAGTGAACGCTTCCCGGTGCGGGATCCGTTTTTCATGATGATTCACCGTTCCCTGAACACCTTCATGAATGCGTTCACCAGCAGCGACTGGACGGCATACCCGTTTGCCAGCATGAACCGCAAGGATTTCGATAACCTGCTGACGGTCTACCTGGATTCGGTATTTTTCTCCACGCTTGATCCGTTGGATTTTGCCCAGGAAGGCCATCGCCTGGAATTCGACACGCCGGAGGATCCGTCCTCGGATCTGGTCTACCGTGGCGTGGTATACAACGAGATGAAAGGTGCCATGAGTGCGCCTACGTCCCAGTTGTGGCAGAACCTGTCCAGCCAGCTGTTTCCCACCACTACCTATCACTACAACAGTGGCGGTGAGCCAGACCACATAGTCGATCTGAGCTACGATGATCTGCTGCGCTTCTACCGACACCATTACCATCCCAGCAACGCGATTTTTGCCACTTACGGCGATATTCCGGCCCATGAGCACCATGAGCGGTTTGAAGAACTTGCGCTCAAGCGGTTTGACTACCTGGATGTGGAGCTGCCGGTGCGGGACGAGAAGCGGATGTTTTCGCCGATCCGGGTTGACCAGAGCTATGCCGTCAGTGAAGGCGAGGAAACCGGACACAAGACCCATATTGTGATGGGCTGGCTGCTGGGGCACAGCTTTGACCTGCAGGAAAATCTAGAAGGCCAGTTGCTGGCCAGTGTGTTACTGGAAAACAGCGCTTCGCCATTGATGCGGGCCCTGGAAACCACGGATATCGGGCACTCCCCGTCGCCCATGTGTGGCCTTGAGGACTCCAATCGCGAGATGACCTTCGTGTGTGGTATCGAGGGCAGCGAGCCGGACAAGCAGGGCGACCTCGAACAGTTGATCGAGCAGACCCTGGCAAAAGTGGTGGAAGAGGGGGTCAGTCAGGATCGCCTGGAAGCCATTCTGCACCAGTTGGAGCTTCATCAGCGCGAGATTGCCGGCGACAGTTTCCCCTATGGCCTGCAGTTGATCATGACCGCTATTTCGCCCATGGTTCACGGCGGTGACCCGGTGGAGCTCCTGGACCTGGAGCCTGTGCTGGTGGATATGCGCGAGAAGATCCGGGATCCGGACTATGTGCCCGGCCTCATTCGCAGCAAGCTGCTGGAAAACCCGCATCGGGTCACCCTCACGCTGCGCCCGGACGACAAGCTCGAAAGCCGCCGTCAGGCCGCGATCCGCGAGGCGCTGGCCCGTCGCAAGGCGTCACTGACCGATGACGAGGTGCAGCAGATTATCGACCGCGCCCGGGCACTCGAAGAACGCCAGACCCGTAAGGATGACGATTCCATACTGCCCAAGGTGGATCTGTCAGACGTGCCACTGCAGCTTCCGGAACCCGAAGCCCGGTTCGCCGGCGACATGTCGGCTACCATCTATGCGCGGGGGACCAACGGCCTGGTCTACGAACAGGTGGTCGTACCGGTTCCGAATCTGTCTGAAGATGAGCTGCTGTTATTGCCGTACTACACCACGCTGATTCCGGAAGTGGGCTGCGGTAATCTGGATTACCTGCAGATGCAGGACCGTATTTCCGCTGAATCCGGCGGCATCAGTGCGTCATTCTCCGCCAAGGGGCGGATCGATGATGTGCAGGATCTGTCCGGCTATATTGTCTTTAACGGCAAGGCACTGGCCAGAAACCGCGAGGCGTTGACCCGCCTGCTGAAGGACGTGTTCGACGGTGCCCGTTTTGATGAGAAAGAACGGGTTCGCGAACTGGTGGCCCAGATTCGTGCTCGCAGAGAGCAGGGGGTGACCGGCAGTGGCCATGCTCTGGCCATGGGCGCAGCTTCCCAGGGCATCAGTCCGGGAGCCTGGCTGTCATTCCGGCTCGGTGGCCTGGCGGCGATTCGCGGGGTCAAGGCCCTGGACAAGTCACTCGATGACCCGGCTGAACTGGAAAAGCTTTGTGAGCGACTCGCCGCACTGCATGAGCGTATCCGGCAGCAAACCCGTGAGTTCCTGCTGATTGGAGAGGAAGAGCACCTGGACCCCATGCTCACTGAACTGAAATCCATCTGGGGCGACACCAACGCCGAAGCCGGTGATTCCTGGAAATTGGCGCCGGTCAGTTACCAGGCTCGCGAAGCATGGCTTACCTCAACTCAGGTGAACTTCTGCGCCAAGGCGTACAGCACCGTTGCCATCGATCATCCGGACGCCGCTGCACTGACGGTGTTGGGTGGCTTCCTGCGCAACGGATACCTGCACAGGGCGATCCGTGAAAAGGGGGGTGCCTACGGTGGTGGTGCCGGCCAGGACAGCGTTAATGGTACCTTCCGGTTCTTCTCCTATCGCGATCCCCGGCTGGGTGAAACCCTCGCAGATTTCGACAGGGCCCTGGATTGGCTACAGGAACAACAGCATGATCCCCAGGAACTGGAGGAGTCCATCCTCGGTGTCATCGGCCAGCTCGACCGTCCACGGTCCCCGGCCGGTGCGGCCCGTCACGCCTTCCATAACCGCCTGTTCGGCCGCACACCTGAGCAGCGCGCCCGCTTCCGTGAGCGTGTACTGGCGGTGACTCTGGAAGACCTGAAGCGGGTGGCTAAGGAATGGCTGAAGCCGGAGAGCGCCAGCGTGGCGGTTATCACCAGCTTCGAAAACCGCGACGCCGCCAGAAAACTCGGGCTGGAGATTCAGGAGTTGTAA